The Silurus meridionalis isolate SWU-2019-XX chromosome 6, ASM1480568v1, whole genome shotgun sequence genome contains the following window.
TTCATACAGATCATGCAGAAATAAACTCGATCAAAGATTATTTTACGCTAAATACTAGCAGCATGCAGAGAAGCTgcaataaaattcatatttttgattGCATGGGCTATAGCTTTAAATATAAACcttgaacaaacacacaatatccATACATACTATTAGTCTGTTGTTTATTGCAGTAGTAAGAGGTCAAATTAAGTACATGTTCACATCAATCcaccataacattaaaaccacttgTCTAATATTATGTAACTACAGGAGATATGGTctgtttttacaaaatgtatgcAGAATAACAGGTTGAACAGACACACAGTGGACTTCTGTGCTAACATTTGCTTTGCTTGggatacaaactttttttttcctgccctccctctccttctctttttctcttcctctcagcCAATCCTATTTACTCTTATTTCTCAACCATCTACCAACAGAAATGAAACTGAAACTAGTCTTTTCCTTCGGCGTGTGTGAAAAATCAAGCCTCTGAGTCAATCACCTTAaacgttgtattttttatttttgtttgatgGTATAACCTAGATTTGAGATtatcttctatttttttattctgtatacCTGAGCAAAGAAAAATGGCAGAGACTAATATTTCAGTGCCTCAGGATCAGTTCAGTTGTCCAATCTGTCTGGATCTATTCAATGAACCAGTGACTATTCAGTGTGGACACAGTTTCTGTATGGGATGCATTAGTGACTGCTGGGATCAGGAGGATCAGAAGGGAGTCTATAGCTGTCCTCAGTGTAAAGAAACCATCACTCCAAGACCTGCTGTGAGTAAAAACACTGTTCTGGCTGAAGTAACAGAGAAACTAAAGGCAGATCTTCGATCTCCACGTCCTGCTTATTGTTCATCTGTAACTGAAGATTTGGAGTGTGATTTCTGTActgggaaaaaagacaaagctGTCAAATCGTGTCTGGTGTGTTTGACCTCTTTCTGTGGGACTCACCTTCAACCTCACTATGAATTTCCTGCCTTTAAGAAGCACAAGCTGGTGGACGCCTCCAAAAGACTCCAGATCTGCTCTCATCATAACAAACTGCTGGAGGTTTTCTGTCGCACAGATCAGCAGTGTATCTGCATGCTGTGTATGTTAGATAAACATAAAGGACATGATACAGTATCAGCTTCAGCAGGAAAAGCTGagaaacaggtaaaaaaaaaacaactaatgaccaaaataataatgtttaacaTTAACATCAAACATTGTTACACAAGGAAAAGAGgtacatacattttgaaaaatgtcAAAGAAACATGTAACACACGTTAGAACTAATGTAATGCTGAGAATTCAAAATCACTGTGTATTTCATGCTTAGAGTACATTCCACTAAAGCTCTATACTGGTGGTATTCATTGTGGTACTTAAATGATCAGTGATGATCTGGAAGCTTGTTTAAGGATTGAAGAATTGAATGGTCCAGTTTCAGTGGGTTTTATTTGTGCAGCATGTAATCTGATCATGTTCAAACGTCTGAATGTCCAAAGTCCACATTTCCTATCTAGCAGAACCGCAGTATTGTAGTTTTCGATCATAGAATATGTGAATGACATAAATGCAGCCTAACCAACATACAGTAAGGGAAGCAACTCTATTAACAGACAGAAAtgtcattaaatattatttcacaTATTATGAAATGTGCCATGGTTATGATCAAAGCATAATTTAATAAGcataatttactttatttttaatggctTTCATTTGCCATTTAATACTTTTAGGCTTGCTTGACAAACTGAGTTCTGAcatttcaaaagcaaaaaaactgcACATGCATAAATATTTTGACTTCTAGTGGCCTCTAGCGGACACTTGAAGCATTCAGGAATAACTACTGTACAGTACTATATGTGAATTGCAAACTCGTACAAAAGATTTCCCTCCATTTTGTCTAAACGTCCAATACAGTGGAATTGcctggtatgtgtgtgtgtgtgtgtgtgtgtgtgtgtgtgtgtgttcatatttaGAAGCAGCTGTTGAAGACACAAAGAAAATGCCAACAGAGAATTTcggaaaaagagaagaaacatCAGGAGCTGGCAGAAGCTGTGGAGTTTTATGAAGTGAGTTTTGTTTCAGAACCAGACAGATACAGAAATTAtagacataatttaaaaaaaatatttcacacaaAGTCAAGTAAAGTGGGGAAGTGGTTGTGGAAGTCCCCATGTTGGACCCAATCCCAGCAATGCCAGGCTTCCATGTCTTGGTCTTTGAGCAAAACCCTGAAACCTTCAGCTGTAAAATTAAAGTAATTTTCTCTAGACAAGAGCTTCTGcctaatgctgtaaatgtactaAATGAAATGCTAATGAATATGCTCCAGATTACACGTATTTCTGTACATTGTAAAGTTGTGTGTCTGGTGctggtttatttctttttgaaagatCAACCTACATTAGATATCATTGGTTTATTTTCTCGTGTGTCTCCTAACAGAAGTCTGCACAAAGAGCAGTTCGGGAAAGTGAGAGGATCTTCACAGAGATGATCAAATCCATGAAGAGAAGACGTCATAAGGTGAGAGATCTGATCAAAGCTCAAGAAAAAGCTGCAGTGAGTCGAGCTAAAGAAGTCATGACGCAACTAGAGCAGGAGATCGCAGAGCTGAAGAGAAGAGATGCTGAGATGGAGTGGCTTTTACAGGCAGATTCCATCTGTTTCCTCCAGGTAACAgcaaataattacacacacttcTCAATTGTCATGTATTTCAATAAACTTATAAGCTCCATAGTTACTGCACACTGTTGTTAAATTCTGCATTCATTATAACTCACAATAAAAATCCTCCATGTTGTTTAGGAaagtcattaggaaatgtgtacaatacCTGTCTcacaggtgtttataagcaaCAAAAATTTGTTCAACAGCCATGAATATGTTTTATAGCTTAATTTATCCAAATTAGCTATCTTAAGATATGATATCAGTTCGGAAAACTCTCTTATCAGAATGGTTTTTAGTTCACAGGTGTGCCGAATGGAGTCAATTTATGACATTTCTTGACCTCTTGATGAACTTCAATCATTAGTTTTGTGCAAAAGAAAGGGAGAGTAAATAACAATATTAGTGCTagtacaactactgtacaaatccatattatagcAAGAAAAACTTAGtaaattaaagagaaaagatCCATTATTACTTCATAAGAAATGAAGGTCGGTTCATctgaaaaatctcaagaacttcTAATGTAttccccaagtgcagtctccaaaaccatcaaacactaTGATGAAACACACTCTCCTGTGGACCATCTCAGGAAAGCCAGACCaggagctacctctgctgcagaggataagtttattagaactaccagcctcagaaatgaCTGATTTACATAAACGCTTCTTGGAGTTCAAGTGTCAGACATATTTTAACATCcactgttaagaggagactgtgaTTCAGGCCTTCATAGTTGAATTgcagcaaaaagaaaacattacttCAGAAgagcaacaagcagaagagaatTGCTTGGACCAAGAAACACAAAAATTAGagattagatcagtggaaaactgtcctttggtgTGAAGAGTCAAAATTGTCTTTGTGTCTTTGTTAGATGTACAGAAGGAACTGAAAAATGAggttttgtttactacataattccatatgtgTTCTTTCACAGTTTGATAAAGAAACAACACTGAAGGAGAAGTTGTGTCCAAGCTTTTgacttatactgtatattctgacACCCTGTTTATCTTTAATGTCTTTGCTTTTCTTTGTAGGGTTTCTTGTCTCTCTTGGACACTCCCATATCGGAGGACTTGGACTCCATCAGACTCAGTACTTTCCTCTCTCTTGAGGATGTAACAGCATTTGTGGCTCAGCTGAAGGACAAAGTGGAGGCTTTCTGCTGTGAGGAGGTCAGAATGGTATCAAATACAAGTAGATCAATAGATTCCTTTTTTTGGAATTAAATCAAGAATTTGTTCTGGTGAGAAATGTGAGATTTCCATTCATAAGGATAAAGAGAACAGTGTATATAATTAGAACAGAAGGATATTTAAAGGTCATGTGGATGGTTTCATGGTGTGACTTTATAAAGGGGTTCAATGTGAAGGCATTTCTGTAAGGTACACAGGGTTCTAAGTAGAAACAGTGAATGTTCcctcaaatggaaaaaaaaataaaaatctgtgatCATTTGATTACTGTCATGTGGATGAATTGTGATTATGTTACAGTAAAAGAACTCCAGATCCTTCCACTTCCTGAACCCAAAAGCAGGGAAGAGTTCCTACAACgtaagttcttttttttcttcaacaaaaccataatacacatttatacgGACCTTGTGTgattatcatttacatttttatctcatTAATACACCTGAGCAGCTGTGGGaacaagggccttgctcagggacccCAGAGTGTCAACTGACGACCTACAAATTAAAAGTCCAAcgacttaaccactaagctccaCCTCCCCACCTGACCATTATGTTTGTTGTGTCTTAATGTTTTTGAGTCTAAATATTTTTGAGCTACACCAAACTAAATATCACCAGAAGCCAATCAATttcaaaagcaaacaaaacgCAAAGCCTGTTCACAGCAAAAGCCATTCAGTGATACCAACAAAAAAGGCCATAAAAAGGCCAAAATGACAACTAAAAAAGAACAGACATTGCAGTACCTCGTGGTACTGCATCCAAAAATATCCTATACAAGTGAATGTCTTCAACTTTGTTGAAAAggcaggtgttccaatacttttgttatgCCTGCCTTTTACAACCAGTTCACTTGTATAGGATAAATCTTTGATGCAGTAACAtgaaactaggagacccaaacctgttcaagcatgacatTGCCCATGTGctcaaagccagttccatgaaatgcaagatatgctttatatgggttgaagtggaagatgtTTTGTGGTCTACTATAGTTTAGATCTTTGACCACAACTCTATttaaacaccattgggatgaatgtgaatgttgactgcacctcaggcctcctcacgtcacatacatcaatacctgactttactaattaCATTGCGTCATAATGACCACAAATCACTCtgaaatctagtagaacatcttcccagaaaaatggatcttattataagagcaaatggggactaaatgtggaattggatattcaaaacaaaaacacccaTTTCATGGGCACAAacttgtctatatagtgtataaggaTTTACAATAAACTCAGGTGCTATGATCCTGATTTATGACTACTCCTTGTGTTTCATCTTCTCCAGATTCCTATCAATTCACATTGGATCCCAACACGGTAAATAAAcacctctgtctgtctgagagGAACACGGTGGTGACCTGCACTGAAACTGCACAATCATATTTGGCTCATCCAGAAAGATTTGATTATTATCTCCAGGGGTTGTGTAGAGAAGGCATCTGTGGACGTTGTTACTGGGAGCTGGAGTGGACCGGCCGTCATGGCGTCTCTATAGCAGTGTCGTATAAAACCATCAGCCGGAAAGGAAAAGGTACTGAATGTTTGTAAATCCCAGTAATACCCAGCTGCTCTAGAATAGGGGTGTATGTGGATCACAGGGCAGGAACCCTGTGAAGCTCCTTTACAGAGTTCATaccacattcactcagcctctcTACCCCGGGTTTGTGGTGTGTTCAGGATCCACAATTCATTTGCAGTCAGCAGATACATGTGTGAAATAAAACGTTGGATGGAGTTACATTCAGATTGGACATAACTAAAAtaagcaatgaaaaaaaataaaagtatataattgTTGGTGTTTCTGCCAGGATTTGGGTGGGTCCTGTGAGGAttctgctttttgtttgtttgtttttatgtgtttttctctgttgccccaccagatgtcgccataGTGTTCTTAATTAGTCAACCAAATAGCCTACTGTGTCTATTTAAaatccccccttttttttgtcagttcCTTGCTGGgatgttaacatttttatgttttgtttccttGTCTCTGTTTAGATATCTCCAGGTTGCACAGTGTAAGTTCTTTGTTtcttgtgtttatgtatgtttattatgtgGTTTTGTACTGGAAATTCCATGTTAAAAATTGTTCCACTGAGTTCActagtttttcctttccagagctcctgtttcacattttaagcttttaaaaatgtttttttaaagtcaaTACTTTTGGCACAAATTCAATTAGATAGTGTCTGAGACatcattaatttttaaatgttattgtaaataaaaaataattttcaaaaagcacacgaCCTTATGTTCAGGTccccacaaacttttgcccctATAGATGTATCTTAATTCACCAGAAATTGCTTGAAAAAGTAAAGCTTTATTGTAGCTGGTTAGATCCTAAGACTGCAGATGAAAAATATTAATGCTACATATTACTGATAATGAAGTACAAACCATGTGAAAGGAAGGAACACTTTACATATTGTAGTTTTAAACAGTAGGCGGCAGTAAAGATACTAATAgatatttaaagtaaaagtataaGCAACACCATTcccaacattaaacatttagcaAACActtaacattattttgaaattcaTAAATTCCTCTTGCATGtctaatgaatgaaataaattcatgttgaaaagaaaaagtgtggtCCTGAAGCAATGAGAATCCAGCTGAATTCCATGCCTCCACTTCTAGTAGCCTATAAAAAAAGCCCATCAATCAGTTACATTATTCTATGAATAATTGTACCGTAGTGATAAATGTCTAAATCTCTGACCTCCACTAGAAGGTGATGCAGATGAAGTTGAGTTCTTGAGTCTGTGGCAGACTGACCCACTTCTTACTCTTGGCCACCAGAGCTCCAGTTCTCTCCACACCATTACAGTCTTCCACTCCGGTTCCGTTCCCTGGCGCCCAGTTTTGGTAGCAGATGGTTTTACCACTCACCCAGTACCAGAAGCCCAGAGCGCAGGTGTGACGCAGACCAATCCACACATCGGTGGTGACGTTTTTAGTGGCGTATTCAACCCAGTCCTGTATATCCTTCGAGTAAATATAGAACAGGTCCACATGGTTCTGTCTGCAGAACCTCAGAGCTTCTCGCCATGTCTTCTTCTGAGCAATCACTTTGATTGGAGGTTGTTCTGCAATCAGACAAAAAAGATAATAGTAACGacaacagtttattattaagtCTTTTTCTGCTACTTGTTCCTCTTATTCTTCTGGCTATTGTGTCTATAGTAGCCCATCATTTGTGCCAAGTGCTGAAAATGCTCTAGCTCCACCAGTAGATTAAATTTAGACTTCATTTGGAAGCAAATTGTCATAACTTTGTTACCAAAGCCTGAATTTGAAAGAAATCTTGAATATTGTCCAATCGTCAACATATCTGTTTCAACTTTGGACTAAGCCTCATAAAAGCAATCATTTTGAATCCTCATCAAAATCTTGTTTGCTCTaccatttatttatgttcagtTCCTCCAGCTCTAACTACAAGTTGTAAAGGTGACAATGAAGCCTGTGCAGTAAATCTGCTGTAACATTGTTGGATTACTCACttctataacaaataaataaatttgaatgaCTGCAGTTTGCATCGTTCCATGTGTTATTTCCTGTATAGACTTCCACACAGTTACTCTCCACAATCTTGTTGTTTGGTTCTCCATAACACCAGTACGTGTAGTTGAATGGAGCCCCATCTGACCAGAACCAGGACCTAATTTTAGAAGTTGTCCAATACTAGGGAAAGATCATTCATATGTATGAATATGtatcatttacaatatttatttttgataattgcatttaaaaaaagctatatttatttgtttcttaacAGGGCTTTACTGAAAACCTCAATGTGTAATTGGTAGTTTTAATGGGTTACTGTAATCACCAATTCTACAACACAATAATGcaatatacaaattattatataaatatataataaacagtatacactgatcaggcatgacattatgaccacctgcctaatattgtgtttgtccccttttgctgctaaaacagccGTGATCCatcgatcattaacagcatgaacttatTCAGCAGTTTGAGATACAGGATCTCGTCTgttagatcggaccacacagaccaatCGGCCAttcacgaccctgtcgccggttcactaCTGTTCGtttccgaatgtcgcagcagaaatcgaaaCTCATCAgacaatcttctattgtccaattttggtgagcctgtgcaaATTGTAGCCTcaatttcctgttcttagctgtcagaagtggcacccggtgtggtcttctgctgctgtagcccatccacctcaaggttcgacgtgttgtgcgcgcagagatgctcttctgcatacctcggttgtaacgagtggttatttgagttactgttgcctttctatcagctcgaaccagtctggctattctcctctgacctctggcatcaacaaggcatttgcgtcCACAGAACTGcagctcactggatattttctctttttcggaccattctctgtaaaccatagagatggttgtgcgtgaaaatcccagtagatcagcagtttctgaaatactcagaccagcctgtctggcaccaacaaccatgccacgttcaaagtcacttaaatcacctttcttccccattctgaagctcggtttgaactgcagcagatcgtcttgaccatgtctacatgcctaaatgcattgagttgctgccatgtgattggctgattagaaatttgcgttaacgtgcAGTTGGAcctaataaaatatgtatatgtatatgtctgtgtgtacatatatatatatatatatatatatatatatatatatatatatatatatatatatatatatatatatatatatatatatatatatatatatatatatatatatatatatatatatatatatatatatatatatatatatatatatatatatatatatagtgaggaaaataagtatttgaacaccctgctattttgcaagttctcccacttagaaatcatgggtCTGAatttgtcattgtaggtgcatgtccactgtgagagacataatctaaaaaaaaatccagaaatcacaatgtatgatttttaactatttatttgtatgatacagctgcaaataagtatttgaacacctgagaaagtcaatgttaatattcggtacagtagcctttgtttgcaattacagaggtcaaacgtttcctgtggttttcaccaggtttgcacacactgcaggagggattttggcccactccttcacacagatcttctctagatcagtcaggtttctggcctgtcgctgagaaacacggagtttgagctccctccaaagattctctattgggtttaggtctggagactggctaggccatgccagaaccttgatatgcttcttacagagccactccttggttatcctggctgtgtgcttggtcattgtcatgttggaagacccagcctcgacccatcttcaatgctctaactgagggaaggaggttgttccccaaaatctcgcaatacatggccccggtcatcctctccttaatacagtgcagtcgccctgtcccatgtgcagaaaaacaccccaaagcatgatgctaccacccccatgcttcacagtagggatggtgttcttgggatggtactcatcattcttcttcctccaaacacgtttagtggaattatgacccaaaagttctattttggtctcatctgaccacatgactttctcccatgactcctctggatcatccaaatggtcattggcaaacttaagacgtgcctggacatgtgctggtttaagcaggggaaccttccgtgccatgcatgatttcaaaccatgacgccttagtgtattaccaacagtaaccttggaagcggtggtcccagctcttttcaggtcattgaccagctcctcccgtgtagttctgggctgatttctcaccttccttgggatcattgagaccccacggtgagatcttgcatggagccccagtccgaggagattgacagtcatgtttagcttcttccattttctaatgattgctccaacagtggacctttttcaccaagctgcttggcaatttcccgtagccctttccagccttgtggaggtgtacaattttgtctctagtgtctttggacagctctttggtcttagccatgttagtagttggattcttactgattgtatggggtggacaggtgtctttatgcagctaacgacctcaaacaggtgcatctaatttaggataataaatgtagtggaggtggacattttaaaggcagactaactggtctttgagggtcagaattctagctgataggcagctgttcaaatacttatttgcagctgtatcatacaaataaatagtttaaaaatcatatattgtgatttctggatttttttagattatgtctctcacagtggacatgcacctcgatgacaatttc
Protein-coding sequences here:
- the LOC124386943 gene encoding tripartite motif-containing protein 16-like isoform X6, producing MAETNISVPQDQFSCPICLDLFNEPVTIQCGHSFCMGCISDCWDQEDQKGVYSCPQCKETITPRPAVSKNTVLAEVTEKLKADLRSPRPAYCSSVTEDLECDFCTGKKDKAVKSCLVCLTSFCGTHLQPHYEFPAFKKHKLVDASKRLQICSHHNKLLEVFCRTDQQCICMLCMLDKHKGHDTVSASAGKAEKQKQLLKTQRKCQQRISEKEKKHQELAEAVEFYEKSAQRAVRESERIFTEMIKSMKRRRHKVRDLIKAQEKAAVSRAKEVMTQLEQEIAELKRRDAEMEWLLQADSICFLQGFLSLLDTPISEDLDSIRLSTFLSLEDVTAFVAQLKDKVEAFCCEEVRMVSNTIKELQILPLPEPKSREEFLQHSYQFTLDPNTVNKHLCLSERNTVVTCTETAQSYLAHPERFDYYLQGLCREGICGRCYWELEWTGRHGVSIAVSYKTISRKGKDISRLHSKVMQMKLSS
- the LOC124386943 gene encoding tripartite motif-containing protein 16-like isoform X1, which codes for MAETNISVPQDQFSCPICLDLFNEPVTIQCGHSFCMGCISDCWDQEDQKGVYSCPQCKETITPRPAVSKNTVLAEVTEKLKADLRSPRPAYCSSVTEDLECDFCTGKKDKAVKSCLVCLTSFCGTHLQPHYEFPAFKKHKLVDASKRLQICSHHNKLLEVFCRTDQQCICMLCMLDKHKGHDTVSASAGKAEKQKQLLKTQRKCQQRISEKEKKHQELAEAVEFYEKSAQRAVRESERIFTEMIKSMKRRRHKVRDLIKAQEKAAVSRAKEVMTQLEQEIAELKRRDAEMEWLLQADSICFLQGFLSLLDTPISEDLDSIRLSTFLSLEDVTAFVAQLKDKVEAFCCEEVRMVSNTIKELQILPLPEPKSREEFLQHSYQFTLDPNTVNKHLCLSERNTVVTCTETAQSYLAHPERFDYYLQGLCREGICGRCYWELEWTGRHGVSIAVSYKTISRKGKEGDADEVEFLSLWQTDPLLTLGHQSSSSLHTITVFHSGSVPWRPVLVADGFTTHPVPEAQSAGVTQTNPHIGGDVFSGVFNPVLYILRVNIEQVHMVLSAEPQSFSPCLLLSNHFDWRLFCNQTKKIIVTTTVYY
- the LOC124386943 gene encoding E3 ubiquitin-protein ligase TRIM50-like isoform X4, whose protein sequence is MAETNISVPQDQFSCPICLDLFNEPVTIQCGHSFCMGCISDCWDQEDQKGVYSCPQCKETITPRPAKHKLVDASKRLQICSHHNKLLEVFCRTDQQCICMLCMLDKHKGHDTVSASAGKAEKQKQLLKTQRKCQQRISEKEKKHQELAEAVEFYEKSAQRAVRESERIFTEMIKSMKRRRHKVRDLIKAQEKAAVSRAKEVMTQLEQEIAELKRRDAEMEWLLQADSICFLQGFLSLLDTPISEDLDSIRLSTFLSLEDVTAFVAQLKDKVEAFCCEEVRMVSNTIKELQILPLPEPKSREEFLQHSYQFTLDPNTVNKHLCLSERNTVVTCTETAQSYLAHPERFDYYLQGLCREGICGRCYWELEWTGRHGVSIAVSYKTISRKGKEGDADEVEFLSLWQTDPLLTLGHQSSSSLHTITVFHSGSVPWRPVLVADGFTTHPVPEAQSAGVTQTNPHIGGDVFSGVFNPVLYILRVNIEQVHMVLSAEPQSFSPCLLLSNHFDWRLFCNQTKKIIVTTTVYY
- the LOC124386943 gene encoding E3 ubiquitin/ISG15 ligase TRIM25-like isoform X3, which codes for MAETNISVPQDQFSCPICLDLFNEPVTIQCGHSFCMGCISDCWDQEDQKGVYSCPQCKETITPRPAVSKNTVLAEVTEKLKADLRSPRPAYCSSVTEDLECDFCTGKKDKAVKSCLVCLTSFCGTHLQPHYEFPAFKKHKLVDASKRLQICSHHNKLLEVFCRTDQQCICMLCMLDKHKGHDTVSASAGKAEKQKQLLKTQRKCQQRISEKEKKHQELAEAVEFYEKSAQRAVRESERIFTEMIKSMKRRRHKVRDLIKAQEKAAVSRAKEVMTQLEQEIAELKRRDAEMEWLLQADSICFLQGFLSLLDTPISEDLDSIRLSTFLSLEDVTAFVAQLKDKVEAFCCEEVRMVSNTIKELQILPLPEPKSREEFLQHSYQFTLDPNTGLCREGICGRCYWELEWTGRHGVSIAVSYKTISRKGKEGDADEVEFLSLWQTDPLLTLGHQSSSSLHTITVFHSGSVPWRPVLVADGFTTHPVPEAQSAGVTQTNPHIGGDVFSGVFNPVLYILRVNIEQVHMVLSAEPQSFSPCLLLSNHFDWRLFCNQTKKIIVTTTVYY
- the LOC124386943 gene encoding tripartite motif-containing protein 16-like isoform X2, which produces MAETNISVPQDQFSCPICLDLFNEPVTIQCGHSFCMGCISDCWDQEDQKGVYSCPQCKETITPRPAVSKNTVLAEVTEKLKADLRSPRPAYCSSVTEDLECDFCTGKKDKAVKSCLVCLTSFCGTHLQPHYEFPAFKKHKLVDASKRLQICSHHNKLLEVFCRTDQQCICMLCMLDKHKGHDTVSASAGKAEKQKQLLKTQRKCQQRISEKEKKHQELAEAVEFYEKSAQRAVRESERIFTEMIKSMKRRRHKVRDLIKAQEKAAVSRAKEVMTQLEQEIAELKRRDAEMEWLLQADSICFLQGFLSLLDTPISEDLDSIRLSTFLSLEDVTAFVAQLKDKVEAFCCEEVRMVSNTIKELQILPLPEPKSREEFLQHSYQFTLDPNTVNKHLCLSERNTVVTCTETAQSYLAHPERFDYYLQGLCREGICGRCYWELEWTGRHGVSIAVSYKTISRKGKDISRLHSSSSSLHTITVFHSGSVPWRPVLVADGFTTHPVPEAQSAGVTQTNPHIGGDVFSGVFNPVLYILRVNIEQVHMVLSAEPQSFSPCLLLSNHFDWRLFCNQTKKIIVTTTVYY
- the LOC124386943 gene encoding tripartite motif-containing protein 16-like isoform X5: MAETNISVPQDQFSCPICLDLFNEPVTIQCGHSFCMGCISDCWDQEDQKGVYSCPQCKETITPRPAVSKNTVLAEVTEKLKADLRSPRPAYCSSVTEDLECDFCTGKKDKAVKSCLVCLTSFCGTHLQPHYEFPAFKKHKLVDASKRLQICSHHNKLLEVFCRTDQQCICMLCMLDKHKGHDTVSASAGKAEKQKQLLKTQRKCQQRISEKEKKHQELAEAVEFYEKSAQRAVRESERIFTEMIKSMKRRRHKVRDLIKAQEKAAVSRAKEVMTQLEQEIAELKRRDAEMEWLLQADSICFLQGFLSLLDTPISEDLDSIRLSTFLSLEDVTAFVAQLKDKVEAFCCEEVRMVSNTIKELQILPLPEPKSREEFLQHSYQFTLDPNTVNKHLCLSERNTVVTCTETAQSYLAHPERFDYYLQGLCREGICGRCYWELEWTGRHGVSIAVSYKTISRKGKELQFSPHHYSLPLRFRSLAPSFGSRWFYHSPSTRSPERRCDADQSTHRW
- the LOC124386943 gene encoding zinc-binding protein A33-like isoform X7 encodes the protein MAETNISVPQDQFSCPICLDLFNEPVTIQCGHSFCMGCISDCWDQEDQKGVYSCPQCKETITPRPAKQLLKTQRKCQQRISEKEKKHQELAEAVEFYEKSAQRAVRESERIFTEMIKSMKRRRHKVRDLIKAQEKAAVSRAKEVMTQLEQEIAELKRRDAEMEWLLQADSICFLQGFLSLLDTPISEDLDSIRLSTFLSLEDVTAFVAQLKDKVEAFCCEEVRMVSNTIKELQILPLPEPKSREEFLQHSYQFTLDPNTVNKHLCLSERNTVVTCTETAQSYLAHPERFDYYLQGLCREGICGRCYWELEWTGRHGVSIAVSYKTISRKGKEGDADEVEFLSLWQTDPLLTLGHQSSSSLHTITVFHSGSVPWRPVLVADGFTTHPVPEAQSAGVTQTNPHIGGDVFSGVFNPVLYILRVNIEQVHMVLSAEPQSFSPCLLLSNHFDWRLFCNQTKKIIVTTTVYY